A segment of the Aridibaculum aurantiacum genome:
ACTGGGTTGTTTCTGGTTGATGGTTTTGCTGCACAAAGACACAGCTAATTTTCAAAGCTGCAAACTTATCTCTTTTATCTGTACTGCCTAAAACGGCTGAATGAAAGGAGGGAGGCTTTAAGTTCGTTTCTGCATCCAGAAGAATGATGTGCACAGGGAATAAAATTGAATTGTATTAGTAGTTATTCCCTTACTTCTTGCAGCTGCTTTTTCTTTTTTACCTCATCGTAAAGGTGCTGAACCAAGCCATCGGCCAAACCAATTTTAGGAACATAAATCTCATCAGCATCTGCCCAACGCAAGGCATTTACATATATCTGCAATGCAGGAACGATCACATCAGCGCGGTCTTCACGTAGTTTGTAAAGCCTGATACGATCTTCCAGCGAAACACTTGAAAGTTCTTTATGATAATCCCGAAGCAGGTCTAGCGTAAGCGGCTTGCCGTCTTTCTTTTTACTCAGAGAAAATACCTTGTTTATATTTCCACCTGTTCCTATAGCTGCTATTTTCTTAAAGCCTTTGGTGTTGGATTTCAGGAACTCCTTCATATTATTCCATGTTTCATCTCCCACCTGGTTCTTCAATAACCTGATGGTTCCAATGTTGAAGGATTTTTTAAAGACTAGGTTGCCATCAGCAAAAAAAGTCAGCTCCGTACTTCCTCCACCTACGTCTATATACAAATAGCTATGGTCGGTGTCCAGGTACTCAGCTATATGATTTTCGTAAATGATGGATGCTTCAAAATCGCCGGAGATCACTTCTATTTGTATACCTGTTTCCTGCTGTACCTTCCTGATGATCTCCTGGCTGTTGGAAGCATCGCGCATTGCACTGGTAGCGCAGGCAAGCAGGTGTTGCACTTCGTACACGTTCAGAAGATGGCGGTAGGCATGCATGGTCTGCATGATCATATTGAACCTATGATCTGTTATTAAACCTTTTTCAAATACATCAAAACCCAATCGCAGGGGCACACGTACAAGGTTCAGTTTATTGAATTCAACTTTATTACCTGTGGTTTCTGTTACCTCAGTAATTAATAACCTGGCTGCATTACTTCCAATGTCAATGGCTGCTATTTTCACTTTGCAAATGCGATTTTTTGTTCAGGTAATTAAATGTCTCAATCTGCGATCTTACCTTTTTCCCTTGTGTAGGTACATACAGGTTCGACAGTTGGTCATCCAATAATCTTGCCTTTACATTATCCTGCAGTTGAATATTAATGATGTCGATGATCTCTTGTTTGATAGCCTCATCCATTACAGGTGCTGCAGCTTCTATTCGGTGATCGAGGTTGCGCACCATCCAATCAGCTGATGATATGTAAACTTTTTCATTCCCGTCGTTCAAAAAGATCATCACACGCGCATGCTCCAGGTATTCATCCACAATACTTATGGGCACTACGTTTTGCTTCATTTTTTTGGAGTGCATCATGATGCAGAATATGCTGCGTATGATCAGTTTTATCTGCACACCTGCATGCGCTGCTTCGTATAGTTTCAGTATCAAAGGCTCATCGCTCAGCGAGTTCAACTTCAGGGTTATGGCTGCTGGCTTATTGGCTTTTGCATTTCTTATCTCTTTGTTGATGAGCGCATTGATCTCTTTCCGCATCAGGTTGGGACAAACCAGGAGTGTTTTACAAAGCTTCAAAGATGCCACTCCTCTGCGTGGATTTTCAAACACTCGGAATATGCGGTTGATGTCGGCCATGATATGCCTGTTGCTGGTAAGCAGGCAATGATCGCCATAAACCCTTGCTGTTTGTTCGTTCAGGTTGCCGGTGCTTACAAAGCCATACTGGATCACCCTGTTTTCCAGCCTTTTCTTAATGATGCAAAGTTTCGCATGCACTTTCATATTGGGTAATCCCATCAGCACTTTCACACCTTCATCTTCCATCTTTACCTTCCACTCCAGGTTAGCTTCTTCATCAAATCGTGCTCTTAGTTCCAGCATTACCGTTACATCTTTTCCATTGCGGGCAGCATTGATAAGTGCATTTACCACTTTGGATGATTTGGCCAAACGATAGGCTGTTATTTTGATATTCGTCACTTGCGGATCTATCGCAGCCTCTCTTAAAAGATCTATGATTGCATTGAATGAATGATACGGAAAATGCAGCATTACATCCTCCTTTAAGATTACATCTGTAACACGGTTGTAGTTCTTCAACGAAGGGTGGGGGAAAGGCTGCCGCCTGGTGCTCTTTTGTTCAAACACATCTGGAAAATCCATGAAGTGGCGGTAGTTGTGTATGCGCCCGCCCGGTATGATATTGTCGCGGCTCGAAAGGTTGAGCTTGCGGATAAGGAATTCCAAAAGACCGGCATCCATTTCTTTGTCGTAAACAAAACGAACTGGCTTACCTCTTCTTCGGTTCTTTAAACCCTTTTCTATTTTTTGTATGAAGGAAGTGGAAATGTCATTGTCTATGTCTATCTCTGCATCTTTGGTTACATTGAACACATGTGATGTGAAGCTATCATAGCCAAAGTAGGAGAACACGTCAGGAAGATTGAAACGGATAACATCTTCCAACAGGATGATATTGTGTTCACCGGGTTTGCTTGGTAGCAAGATAAAACGACCTACCGCATTTGCCGGTACTTCTATAATCGCGTATTTCTGGTCGTAGGCTGTTTGTTGCTTTCGCATTACCACTCCCAGGTAAATAGATTTTTCTCTTAGGTAAGGAAAAACAGGAATGCTTTCAATAAGCAGCGGTATCACATTAGCACGTACCTCTTCTTCAAAAAACTTTTTTACAAAAACCTGCTGTTCTTTATTCAGCTGTTGTTCGGTTACAAGATGTATTTTTTGTTGTTGCAGTTCCTTTAAGATTTCATTCCAAATTCTCGCAAATTCATTTTGTTGTTGAAGTACTATCAGTTGGATGTCCTGGAGAATTTGTTGTGGGTTCTCCTCCAGGTGCATGTTGTTTTTGCCAATAACCGTCATCCGCCGCAGGGTTGCCACACGCACCCTGAAAAACTCGTCAAGGTTGTTGGAGAATATGCCAAGAAAACGAATACGTTCTTTTAATGGAACGGATGGGTCATTTGCTTCCTGTAATACTCTTGCATTGAAACCGAGCCAGCTGATATCTCTTGGAATTAATTTCTTTTTGTGCATATCCGGTACATGAGGTTCCAAATATACAGGTTAGCACAAGGATACCCGCCAGCGGGGAAAGTGGTTAATAATTAAGTAATTAACTACCCGTGCAAGCGGAGCATTTGACAGCAATTAATAAAAAAGAAGTTGAATTACGGAGAAAGAAGAAGTAGCGCTAGAGTTAAGCCTTTTACTGATAGGTGATGCTATCCCAGCTTTCTGATCTTGTCAATAATCCCTGTTGTAGAAAAACCTTGAACGATAGGATTGATAACAACCCGACCACCATTAGCTATAACTTCTTTTGCACCAACAATGGTCTCTATGGTGTAATCGCCCCCCTTTACCAATACATCAGGCATGATGGCATTGATAACATTTGCCGGAGTATCTTCTTCAAAAATTACAACGGCATCTACAATGTGCAGGCTTGCCATTAGCAGTGCGCGGCTGCGTTCGTTGTTCACAGGTCGTTCAGGACCTTTGAGCCTACGGGTACTTGCATCACTATTGATCGCCACAACCAGTAAGTCTGCTTCCGCAGCTGCTTCGCTTAAGGAAGCAATATGACCTTCGTGAAGAATATCGAAACAGCCGTTGGTAAATGAAATGGTTTTGCCTTCCTTTTTCCATTCAGCAACAGCATTGAGTAACTGCGGTAGGGAGTAAATCTTAGCTGGAATGAGTTGTGGCTGGCGCATGCATTTTCTTCTTTTTATTGAAATAGGGAAGTAGTCCAAGAGAGATAAAACCTAACACAAGAACGATGATGAACTGGGCAAACCATTGAAGTGTACCGTTTGCAAAACCCAGTGCGAAGGATACACCGTTCAGCTTTAGGATATTGGCAAGAAACAAAGCATAAGCGCCTATTCCACCAGGAGTGATGATCATTCCTACACTTGCAAAAGCTAAAGCGGATAATCCTACTTCTAGTCCCAAACCTGATGTACCTACGGTGGCATAAAAGCCTACCCACGTACCCATCAGGTACAAGCCCCAGATGCCTATGCTCGAAACGATGAACCAGCCTTTTTGCTTCACATCTTTTACGCTGGTTATACCATGCCATATGCCCAAAAACAACTTATGTATTAAAAAGATAAAACGTATGTGTCTAAACTTTTTGAACAAAACATAAGTGGCTACCAGTAGCCCAAGTAAAATGGAAACAACAACAATCAATCTAGTATACGAAATCTCACCGCTTTTACCTTTTACAATGCTTTGTAGAATATCATAACCATAATCGCCAATAACGTCATACTGGAAAGCGAAAGCAAGAATGAAAACCAGCATGAGCGTTACCATATCGAAAGCGCGTTCAGCTACTATGGTTCCTACCAATTTTTCTGCAGGTACTTTTTCATATTTAGCAAGGATGGTACATTTCAAAATTTCTCCTAAGCGTGGAATGGCAAGATTTGCAAGGTAGCCAATCATTACAGCAAAGAAAGTATTTGCCAGCGTTGGATTGTAACCCATAGGCTGCATGAGCATTTTCCAACGTATGGCGCGTAAAAGATGACTAATCGCAAGAATAATAAAGACGGGAATAATGAGCCAATAGCGTGCAGTTGAAAAAGCAGCTTTGAAATTATCCCATTCTTCGGCGGGTATTTGCTGCAGGCTCCACCATACCAGGAATATGCCCAATCCAAGGAAGGCCATATACTTTAGTATGTTGATTATTCTTCTTTTCATGTGCAGCAATGGCTTCTTAAAGCAGGTTACCTTCCTTAGGAAAAACTACAGAAGGTTTATATTTTTTTGCAGCTTCAAAATCCATTACTGCGTATGAGATGATAACAATTACATCACCCGTCATTCCTTTTCGTGCCGCCGGACCATTAAGACATACCACACCACTTCCTCTCTTGCCTTTTATCAAGTAAGTTTCCAGTCGCTCGCCATTGTTCACATTCACCACCTGTATCTTTTCATGCTCTATCATGTTGGCAGCATCCATCAGATCTTCATCTAATGTAAGACTACCTACATAATTCAGGTTCGCTTCAGTAATGGTAGCGCGATGAATTTTTGATTTTAAAATTTGAATTTGCATAACGGGCGCAAATGTAAGGGGAACGGGTGAAGTTATTCTGATACCATTATATTGTCTATTAAGCGAACGTTGCCTATGAATGCTGCCACCAGTGCTACCAATTTATCTTGCTGACCTGGCATTGCAGGTTGTAAAGTATCAGAATCGGCAATAGCAACATAATCCACTTTATCAAAACCATTAGAAAGCAGCATATCACTTGCTTCTTTTTCCAATTCTTGCAGATCCCTGGATTTATAGTTTTCTTTTATATAAAGTAAAGCTTTATGTATGGCAGTTGCCTGTTGTTTTTCTGTTTCAGAAAGCCTGAGGTTGCGGCTACTCATTGCCAGCCCCGTTGTTTCGCGGAATGTATCGCCTGTTACCAATGTCACTTGGTGATTGATGAGCTGTAACAATCTTTTGATCACCATACATTGCTGGTAATCTTTTATACCTAAAAACAGAACATCAGGTACTACTATATCTAATAGCCTGTGCACCACCTGCGCTACACCTTGAAAGTGACCGGGTCTGAATTTACCTTCCAGTAAATTTTCCAGCTCACCAAGATCATAATGCATAGTGGCCTGCATACCACCGGGATAAATCTCTTTTACTGAAGGAAGAAAAACAATATCAGCACCACTTTTCTCTAATAATTGAATGTCGTTATCTGTGGTTACCGGGTATTTTTCAAAATCCTTGGGATCGTTGAACTGGGTAGGATTAACAAAGATGCTTACCACGGTAATGTTTGCCTGTTGTTTACTTAATGCAACAAGCGATAGATGACCCGGGTGCAGTGCACCCATTGTAGGAACAAATCCAATAGTCTTTCCAGCTGATCGAAGCGATGCAATATGTTGAGAGAGATTGTTAATGTCGGTGAAAACAAGCATTAGTTAAGGGGTTATCAGGTTCGTAAGCCTTGAGCACAGCCGATTTAGAATAATATTTCTTACTTTTGCCAACTCTTTTTTTAAGGAGTAACACGTAAACCAATCGGATTAATGTCAACAAAGAAAAGAATTTTATTCATTGCCAACGAGATGTCGCCTTATTTAGAGCTGACAGAATTTGCTGAGATAGTTAATAAGCTTGCTATTAAAAGCAACGACTCTGGTTTGGAAGTGAGATGTATCATGCCTCGATTTGGTACTATCAATGAAAGACGTCACAGGTTGCACGAGGTGGTACGGTTGTCTGGTATAAATGTAAGTGTAGATAATGATGATTATCCATTACAAATTAAAGTGGCGTCTCTGCCTAATGCCCGGCTACAGGTTTATTTTCTAGATAATGAAGATTTCTTCAAAAGAAAATTCGTTTTTAATGATGAAAATGAGCAGTGGTATGATGACAACGATCTAAGAACGATCTTCTTTTGTAAAGGCGCTCTTGAGACAGTTAAGAAATTTGGCTGGCCTCCTGACATTATTCATTGCAGTGGTTGGATGACTGGATTAATTCCTATGTATCTGAAAACTATTTACAAGAAAGAACCAGTTTTTGCACATAGTAAAGTGATCTACACACTCGGCAGTACCACGTTTGAAGATAAGCTGAGTGATGATTTTCATAAGAAGGCGATCATTCATAATTCACTTAAAGAAAAAGATGTAGAAGTATTTAAAGATGCTAACAATATTGCACTTCAGCGTGGTGGAGCATCTTATGCTGATGCAATTACTTTTGGTGGTGATTCTATAGATAAAAAACTAGTGGATGAGTTCACCAAAGTGAAAGGAAAGAAGGTGCTTCCTTTCAAAGGCTGGGACAGTGATTTAACAGAGTATTTAGAATTGTATAACGACCTTGCCTCGAAGTAACTTCCCTTTCAAATCAATGTTTTCCAACAGGATGCGTAATCTTTTATTAATAGCTTTTGCTATTATCTCCATAAGTGTTGCATGTACAAAAATATCAACTACTGAAATAGGTAATGGCCTTATTCCACCGGTTGATAATGTAAACACCTTCGACACCACATTAGAAGTTTTTACCAACACTTTTGAAAACCAAGTTTTACCGCCTGTTTATAAAACAGATGATCATGTTATTGGTGTTTTAAACGATCCAATTTTTGGTAAAACTGTAGCATCTGCTTTTTTTGAATTTAAGCCTACTATTTATCCATACGCTTTTCCTATTAATCCAATTTATCGTGTGGCAGACTCTGCTGTATTGGTTTTAAACTTTAGAGGAAGCTATGGCGATACATCTGTTGGTGCACCTAACCAGGAGTGGGAAGTACGTGAACTGGCCGAACTTGGAAAAGGAGATTCTGTCTACAAGACCAATGCAAATCCTGCAGTTGGAGCCTTGTTGAATAGCGGCAATACAACCATCAATGTTCGCAAGTTTCGCGACTCTGTTATCAATAAGTTTGAAAGTACTGTCAACCAGGTGAGGATCAAACTGAGCCATGATGTTGCATTGCGTTTCATTAAAAATTACGACTCTACCAATGCTTACAGAAGCGACTCTGCTTTCAGGGAAGCATTCAAAGGATTTGCTATTGTACCAAGAGCAAACAGTGGTGGCAATACATTGGCACGTGTGAACCTGATGGATATGGATAGCAAGCTTGCGTTGT
Coding sequences within it:
- a CDS encoding glycogen/starch synthase, giving the protein MSTKKRILFIANEMSPYLELTEFAEIVNKLAIKSNDSGLEVRCIMPRFGTINERRHRLHEVVRLSGINVSVDNDDYPLQIKVASLPNARLQVYFLDNEDFFKRKFVFNDENEQWYDDNDLRTIFFCKGALETVKKFGWPPDIIHCSGWMTGLIPMYLKTIYKKEPVFAHSKVIYTLGSTTFEDKLSDDFHKKAIIHNSLKEKDVEVFKDANNIALQRGGASYADAITFGGDSIDKKLVDEFTKVKGKKVLPFKGWDSDLTEYLELYNDLASK
- the rfaE2 gene encoding D-glycero-beta-D-manno-heptose 1-phosphate adenylyltransferase encodes the protein MRQPQLIPAKIYSLPQLLNAVAEWKKEGKTISFTNGCFDILHEGHIASLSEAAAEADLLVVAINSDASTRRLKGPERPVNNERSRALLMASLHIVDAVVIFEEDTPANVINAIMPDVLVKGGDYTIETIVGAKEVIANGGRVVINPIVQGFSTTGIIDKIRKLG
- a CDS encoding DUF4270 family protein — its product is MRNLLLIAFAIISISVACTKISTTEIGNGLIPPVDNVNTFDTTLEVFTNTFENQVLPPVYKTDDHVIGVLNDPIFGKTVASAFFEFKPTIYPYAFPINPIYRVADSAVLVLNFRGSYGDTSVGAPNQEWEVRELAELGKGDSVYKTNANPAVGALLNSGNTTINVRKFRDSVINKFESTVNQVRIKLSHDVALRFIKNYDSTNAYRSDSAFREAFKGFAIVPRANSGGNTLARVNLMDMDSKLALYFHKDSANVKSDTSVNFFRINPYLDQSSFTANRIARDFSGSEIAGALNTTTNEAKVYALTAPGTYINVTIPGLRTLSNRIIHRAELLAYQEDADNDPLAEILTPPRYLLLARYDNDFKGMASVPNDYEITSTGPNIENFGGFQFYQNIPGFNKKSAVYTFNLSRYVQGIVSRKDSSYALRIYAPSNDSIKFNLPYPNQGVFATYQIAPSNSNRMAEGRVRLAGGAHPNERVRMRVRIIYSRL
- the ppk1 gene encoding polyphosphate kinase 1, whose protein sequence is MHKKKLIPRDISWLGFNARVLQEANDPSVPLKERIRFLGIFSNNLDEFFRVRVATLRRMTVIGKNNMHLEENPQQILQDIQLIVLQQQNEFARIWNEILKELQQQKIHLVTEQQLNKEQQVFVKKFFEEEVRANVIPLLIESIPVFPYLREKSIYLGVVMRKQQTAYDQKYAIIEVPANAVGRFILLPSKPGEHNIILLEDVIRFNLPDVFSYFGYDSFTSHVFNVTKDAEIDIDNDISTSFIQKIEKGLKNRRRGKPVRFVYDKEMDAGLLEFLIRKLNLSSRDNIIPGGRIHNYRHFMDFPDVFEQKSTRRQPFPHPSLKNYNRVTDVILKEDVMLHFPYHSFNAIIDLLREAAIDPQVTNIKITAYRLAKSSKVVNALINAARNGKDVTVMLELRARFDEEANLEWKVKMEDEGVKVLMGLPNMKVHAKLCIIKKRLENRVIQYGFVSTGNLNEQTARVYGDHCLLTSNRHIMADINRIFRVFENPRRGVASLKLCKTLLVCPNLMRKEINALINKEIRNAKANKPAAITLKLNSLSDEPLILKLYEAAHAGVQIKLIIRSIFCIMMHSKKMKQNVVPISIVDEYLEHARVMIFLNDGNEKVYISSADWMVRNLDHRIEAAAPVMDEAIKQEIIDIINIQLQDNVKARLLDDQLSNLYVPTQGKKVRSQIETFNYLNKKSHLQSENSSH
- a CDS encoding exopolyphosphatase, whose amino-acid sequence is MKIAAIDIGSNAARLLITEVTETTGNKVEFNKLNLVRVPLRLGFDVFEKGLITDHRFNMIMQTMHAYRHLLNVYEVQHLLACATSAMRDASNSQEIIRKVQQETGIQIEVISGDFEASIIYENHIAEYLDTDHSYLYIDVGGGSTELTFFADGNLVFKKSFNIGTIRLLKNQVGDETWNNMKEFLKSNTKGFKKIAAIGTGGNINKVFSLSKKKDGKPLTLDLLRDYHKELSSVSLEDRIRLYKLREDRADVIVPALQIYVNALRWADADEIYVPKIGLADGLVQHLYDEVKKKKQLQEVRE
- the panD gene encoding aspartate 1-decarboxylase → MQIQILKSKIHRATITEANLNYVGSLTLDEDLMDAANMIEHEKIQVVNVNNGERLETYLIKGKRGSGVVCLNGPAARKGMTGDVIVIISYAVMDFEAAKKYKPSVVFPKEGNLL
- a CDS encoding lysylphosphatidylglycerol synthase transmembrane domain-containing protein; this encodes MKRRIINILKYMAFLGLGIFLVWWSLQQIPAEEWDNFKAAFSTARYWLIIPVFIILAISHLLRAIRWKMLMQPMGYNPTLANTFFAVMIGYLANLAIPRLGEILKCTILAKYEKVPAEKLVGTIVAERAFDMVTLMLVFILAFAFQYDVIGDYGYDILQSIVKGKSGEISYTRLIVVVSILLGLLVATYVLFKKFRHIRFIFLIHKLFLGIWHGITSVKDVKQKGWFIVSSIGIWGLYLMGTWVGFYATVGTSGLGLEVGLSALAFASVGMIITPGGIGAYALFLANILKLNGVSFALGFANGTLQWFAQFIIVLVLGFISLGLLPYFNKKKKMHAPATTHSS
- the panC gene encoding pantoate--beta-alanine ligase, which translates into the protein MLVFTDINNLSQHIASLRSAGKTIGFVPTMGALHPGHLSLVALSKQQANITVVSIFVNPTQFNDPKDFEKYPVTTDNDIQLLEKSGADIVFLPSVKEIYPGGMQATMHYDLGELENLLEGKFRPGHFQGVAQVVHRLLDIVVPDVLFLGIKDYQQCMVIKRLLQLINHQVTLVTGDTFRETTGLAMSSRNLRLSETEKQQATAIHKALLYIKENYKSRDLQELEKEASDMLLSNGFDKVDYVAIADSDTLQPAMPGQQDKLVALVAAFIGNVRLIDNIMVSE